One window of the Anopheles cruzii chromosome 2, idAnoCruzAS_RS32_06, whole genome shotgun sequence genome contains the following:
- the LOC128277624 gene encoding solute carrier family 35 member C2 gives MVNVKYERVKQTTDHETAQGEEIELGTNPGEPVQEQEPAHNHHSLYHKSSSSIQTKQYIVASGSTGNARHRRSSKQQSVDGFGNRITLTLLLIACYFSLSIGLTFYQRNLLQHFKLPLFVVLYHLVIKLVLSVIVRGILRCAYKRPRILLDWRTSVRKILPTGLASGIDISFSNWGLELVQISLYTMTKSTTIVFILIFAILLKLEKKSWSLGAIVVMISAGLFMFTYKSTQFDALGFSFLLFASLSSGIRWTFAQLIMQKSKLGLHNPIDMIFHMQPWMILSVLPFTIGFEGQKLIEGFSVLQQLAPAVVLDVWLKISVGAFIAFAMEVSEFMVLTNTSSLTLSVAGIFKEICQLVLAVELNDEHLSTVNVLGLVMCLGGICCHVVHKFFLYRDDMAASRPMAPIDAASGYNEDQDDDEDESRTQGRPLGAAGSGATKNGSLKFGNAVGGGARFKSGHQYRPLLVNDSRDADDSDHLVVMENRNYLSDDSDQDGNNDTQDVLFDILKRRER, from the exons ATGGTCAATGTTAAGTATGAACGGGTCAAGCAAACAACTGACCATGAGACGGCCCAGGGTGAGGAGATCGAACTGGGGACGAACCCCGGGGAACCGGTTCAGGAGCAGGAACCGGCGCATAACCACCACAGCCTGTACCATAAAAGTAGTAGCAGTATCCAAACGAAACAGTACATCGTAGCATCGGGAAGTACTGGCAATGCGCGCCACCGCAGGTCATCCAAGCAACAGTCGGTGGACGGTTTCGGTAACCGTATCACCTTGACGCTGCTGCTAATCGCCTGCTACTTTTCACTCTCGATCGGCCTTACGTTCTATCAGCGTAATTTGCTGCAACACTTTAAGCTACCACTGTTCGTGGTACTGTACCATTTGGTGATCAAACTAGTCCTATCGGTGATTGTCCGGGGCATCCTGCGCTGTGCCTACAAGCGACCTCGCATCCTGCTCGATTGGCGTACGTCTGTGCGCAAAATCCTGCCCACCGGATTGGCCAGCGGCATCGACATAAGCTTTTCGAACTGGGGACTCGAACTCGTTCAGATCTCACT ATACACGATGACCAAATcgaccacgatcgttttcatcCTAATATTTGCCATTCTGCTGAAGCTGGAAAAGAAG AGCTGGTCTCTGGGAGCAATCGTGGTCATGATCTCGGCCGGGTTATTTATGTTCACCTACAAATCGACGCAATTCGACGCCCTGGGCTTTTCCTTCCTGCTGTTCGCTTCACTCTCGAGCGGCATCCGATGGACGTTTGCGCAGCTTATCATGCAAAAGTCAAAGCTCGGGCTGCACAATCCGATCGACATGATCTTCCACATGCAACCGTGGATGATACTGTCGGTACTGCCATTCACGATCGGTTTCGAGG GACAAAAACTGATCGAAGGGTTCAGTGtcctgcagcagctggcgcCGGCCGTGGTGCTGGATGTGTGGCTGAAGATTTCCGTCGGTGCGTTCATCGCTTTTGCGATGGAGGTGAGCGAATTTATGGTCCTCACCAACACCTCTAGTCTGACGCTTTCGGTGGCGGGCATTTTCAAG GAAATTTGCCAACTTGTGCTGGCGGTCGAGCTGAACGACGAGCACCTTAGCACGGTGAACGTGCTCGGGTTGGTAATGTGTCTCGGTGGCATATGTTGTCACGTTGTGCATAAGTTCTTCCTATACCGCGATGATATGGCCGCCTCCAGGCCGATGGCACCGATCGATGCGGCAAGCGGTTACAACGAGGATcaggacgatgacgaggatGAATCACGGACGCAGGGACGTCCGCTGGGAGCCGCTGGGTCGGGTGCTACCAAAAATGGTAGCCTTAAGTTTGGCAACGCGGTCGGTGGCGGGGCACGGTTCAAGAGTGGTCACCAGTATCGGCCACTGCTGGTGAACGACAGCCGCGATGCCGACGACTCCGATCACCTGGTAGTGATGGAAAACCGAAACTACCTTTCCGACGACAGCGACCAGGACGGCAACAACGATACGCAGGACGTACTGTTCGACATACTAAAACGCCGTGAACGATAA
- the LOC128277625 gene encoding translin, producing the protein MQNTVVKNIFDNFNEYLSKEQELRTEIRDIVRDIDQAAKEAAIALQIIHSSIADVPGACVTARKHFDTCRAGYGKLAELIPDGQYYRFNDHWHFLTQRIVFLIALTVYLEKGFLVNRETAAEVLGLCVEQKDGFHLDIEDYLMGVLQLASELSRYAVNSVTLGDYEKPLTISKFVADLNSGFRLLNLKNDSLRKRFDALKYDVKKIEEIVYDISLRGLRGGETATAAAEVKQEPN; encoded by the exons atgcaaaacaccGTGGTGAAGAACATTTTCGACAACTTTAACGAGTACCTGTCGAAAGAGCAGGAACTTCGTACG GAAATACGAGACATCGTGCGGGACATTGATCAGGCAGCGAAAGAGGCGGCCATTGCGCTACAAATTATTCACAGCAGCATTGCCGACGTGCCGGGTGCCTGTGTCACCGCGCGCAAGCACTTCGAcacgtgccgggccgggtacgGTAAGCTGGCGGAACTGATTCCGGACGGCCAGTACTATCGCTTCAACGACCACTGGCACTTTTTGACGCAGCGCATCGTTTTTCTGATCGCTCTTACGGTGTATCTCGAGAAGGGGTTTCTCGTTAACCGCGAAACGGCGGCCGAAGTGTTGGGAC TGTGTGTCGAGCAGAAGGATGGATTTCACCTGGACATAGAAGATTACTTGATGGGAGTACTTCAGCTCGCATCGGAACTG AGCCGTTACGCGGTCAACTCGGTCACCCTCGGTGACTACGAGAAACCGTTGACCATCTCCAAGTTTGTGGCTGATCTGAACTCGGGTTTCCGTTTGTTGAATCTGAAGAACGATTCGCTACGCAAGCGCTTTGACGCGCTCAAGTACGACGTCAAGAAGATCGAAGAGATCGTCTACGACATCAGCTTACGGGGACTGCGTGGTGGTGAGACggcaaccgccgccgcggaaGTGAAACAGGAACCAAACTAA